Proteins encoded together in one Cataglyphis hispanica isolate Lineage 1 chromosome 17, ULB_Chis1_1.0, whole genome shotgun sequence window:
- the LOC126856010 gene encoding leucine-rich melanocyte differentiation-associated protein-like, which yields MAGFSQQDFNRSALTLDNGRAWYTGQKAEKIPNGLVGVVGHNCLGLDLSFNELTTVSGVKDFEQLQELILDNNKLKDLKTLPCISTLTTLSLNNNKISNIDRALERIRECCPNIEYVSLLGNPGCPDQLTNPTSTDEDDYERYRLYAIHTLPPTLRFLDSRRVTHQERLNAKDRGRYSRTIKLVPELVHKFVPNSTHTDNEFDDIYFNIHYTPLPNSLRAPQDHKGAYGKCKYRYSGKNSEGNRFISNNDL from the exons ATGGCGGGTTTCAGTCAGCAAGACTTCAACAGGAGTGCGTTGACGCTCGATAATGGACGg GCTTGGTACACCGGGCAGAAAGCAGAAAAGATTCCCAATGGATTGGTGGGAGTCGTCGGTCACAATTGTCTCGGCTTGGATCTCTCGTTCAACGAACTGACCACCGTTTCCGGTGTAAAGGATTTCGAGCAACTTCAAGAATTGATTCTGGACAATAACAAACTCAAAGATCTCAAAACGCTGCCGTGTATTTCGACTTTGACTACGTTGAGTCTGAACAACAATAAG ATCTCCAACATTGACAGAGCTCTAGAACGGATACGAGAGTGCTGTCCTAATATAGAATACGTGAGTCTCTTGGGAAATCCCGGCTGTCCCGATCAGCTCACCAACCCAACGTCCACCGACGAAGACGATTATGAGCGTTACAGGCTTTACGCCATCCATACTTTACCTCCGACTCTTCGTTTCCTGGACTCACGAAGAGTCACTCATCAGGAGAGACTGAACGCTAAGGATCGTGGCAGGTACTCCAGGACGATCAAGCTCGTTCCGGAGCTGGTACATAAGTTCGTACCTAATTCGACGCACACCGACAACGAGTTCGATGACATATACTTCAACATCCATTACACACCCTTGCCAAACTCGCTACGTGCTCCTCAGGATCACAAGG gCGCATATGGCAAGTGCAAGTATCGATACTCTGGCAAGAATTCGGAGGGCAATCGATTCATCTCGAATAACGATCTCTAA
- the LOC126856005 gene encoding uncharacterized protein LOC126856005, producing the protein MIPNNCEQNRIWKNVKINGEDHMICFMKKYESWKVLLTNLVEIWVETLTDETMLHKFQILNPLLNLEAIDWKQMVMDMLSDISKYIHTYTLEHSTYRIELRKDQDFVKLRFSLDLLKETPQQFWENVTMPLCLSSMELIRRYEILLDLVKQKDEEIAEYKAEGAELIRKYIATKPFSEELFHSDTTAPTATDFIRTFQSMFHFHNEIILSTPYPKIEFRKSLNSASDNNSPKIDENISPDFKDEFIEKQEKSDEQNHSNIKEQEAGPSNKIPIPKISSTSHRIHKLKKNKKTLSNFIS; encoded by the exons ATGATTCCGAACAATTGCGAGCAAAACAGGATTtggaaaaatgtgaaaataaacgGCGAAGATCACATGATTTGTTTCATGAAAAAGTACGAATCGTGGAAAGTTCTCTTAACGAATCTAGTAGAAATTTGGGTGGAGACTTTGACAGATGAAACTATGCTCCACAAATTTCAG ATCTTGAATCCTCTTTTAAATCTTGAAGCTATTGACTGGAAGCAGATGGTAATGGATATGTTAAGCGatatttccaaatatatacatacatatactttaGAACATTCCACATATCGAATAGAGCTGCGGAAAGATcaagattttgtaaaattaagattCTCATTAGATCTTCTCAAAGAAACGCCGCAACAGTTTTGGGAAAATGTGACGATGCCTCTCTGCTTGTCATCAATGGAACTGATTCGCCGATATGAAATTCTGCTGGATTTAGTAAAACAAAAAGATGAAGAAATTGCAGAATATAAAGCAGAAGGTGCAGAGTTGATTAGGA agTATATTGCTACAAAACCATTCAGCGAAGAATTGTTTCACAGTGATACTACTGCACCAACTGCAACTGATTTTATAAGAACTTTCCAATCTATGTTCCATTTTcataatgaaataatcttgTCGACGCCATATCCAAAGATAGAATTTAGAAAATCTTTGAACAGTGCAAG tgatAATAATTCGCCAAAGATTGATGAAAACATTTCACCTGATTTTAAAGACGAATTCATAGAGAAGCAAGAAAAGTCAGATGAGCAAAATCATTCAAATATCAAAGAACAAGAAGCAGGTCCCTCCAACAAAATTCCAATTCCAAAAATAAGCAGCACATCTCATAGGATACATAAactaaagaagaataaaaaaaccttGAGCAATTTTATATCGTAG
- the LOC126856013 gene encoding THAP domain-containing protein 2-like isoform X2 has translation MIKGGYSCAMKECSNISGRVPGLSFFRFPRDPERSKLWLRNCGRIIETSTENLYKNYRVCENHFKSSMFLNDLRNRLQPHAFPIPLDNYLAHKSLLISDNQTFSNNDDIHLSIDSSNQIISKKKQKDQQTQIEFDRKDKEIQTDSKLSNYLQEQILRNKICLLQRKLQNLKQQLKRQKKTISVKQTLFKRILQYYGSTSTITH, from the exons aTGATTAAAGGTGGATATAGTTGTGCAATGAAAGAATGCTCGAATATTTCTGGACGAGTTCCTGGGCTCAGTTTTTTTCGTTTTCCGCGAGATCCAGAAAG ATCTAAGTTATGGCTGAGAAATTGTGGACGTATTATTGAAACCTCGAcagaaaatctatataaaaattatcgtgtttgtgaaaatcattttaaatcgtcaatgtttttaaatgatttgagAAATCGATTGCAGCCACATGCATTTCCAATAccattagataattatttagcacataaatcattattaatttctgacAATCAGACATTCTCAAATAACGATG atatacatttatcaattgatagttcaaatcaaattataagtaaaaaaaaacaaaaggatCAGCAGACGCAGATCGAATTTGatagaaaagataaagaaatacaaaCAGACtctaaattatcaaattatttgcaagAACAGATACTCAGAAACAAGATTTGTTTGTTACAAAGGAAATTGCAAAATCTAAAACAACAATTAaaacgacaaaaaaaaacaatatcagtgaaacaaactttatttaaaagaattttgcaatattacgGGTCAACTTCTACCATTACTCATTGa
- the LOC126856013 gene encoding THAP domain-containing protein 2-like isoform X1, giving the protein MIKGGYSCAMKECSNISGRVPGLSFFRFPRDPERSKLWLRNCGRIIETSTENLYKNYRVCENHFKSSMFLNDLRNRLQPHAFPIPLDNYLAHKSLLISDNQTFSNNDGKDVTNFISLIYVNIRNSIYFIDIHLSIDSSNQIISKKKQKDQQTQIEFDRKDKEIQTDSKLSNYLQEQILRNKICLLQRKLQNLKQQLKRQKKTISVKQTLFKRILQYYGSTSTITH; this is encoded by the exons aTGATTAAAGGTGGATATAGTTGTGCAATGAAAGAATGCTCGAATATTTCTGGACGAGTTCCTGGGCTCAGTTTTTTTCGTTTTCCGCGAGATCCAGAAAG ATCTAAGTTATGGCTGAGAAATTGTGGACGTATTATTGAAACCTCGAcagaaaatctatataaaaattatcgtgtttgtgaaaatcattttaaatcgtcaatgtttttaaatgatttgagAAATCGATTGCAGCCACATGCATTTCCAATAccattagataattatttagcacataaatcattattaatttctgacAATCAGACATTCTCAAATAACGATGGTAAAGATGtcactaattttatttctttgatatatgttaatattagaaattctatttattttatagatatacatttatcaattgatagttcaaatcaaattataagtaaaaaaaaacaaaaggatCAGCAGACGCAGATCGAATTTGatagaaaagataaagaaatacaaaCAGACtctaaattatcaaattatttgcaagAACAGATACTCAGAAACAAGATTTGTTTGTTACAAAGGAAATTGCAAAATCTAAAACAACAATTAaaacgacaaaaaaaaacaatatcagtgaaacaaactttatttaaaagaattttgcaatattacgGGTCAACTTCTACCATTACTCATTGa